A genomic segment from Leptolyngbyaceae cyanobacterium encodes:
- a CDS encoding type II toxin-antitoxin system VapC family toxin — MKYLLDTDHLSILQRQAGKDYSNLATRMAQYPPSDFAISIVTFHEQMLGCHAYINRDRTLNDVVKGYEMMARLVSDFKVLPLVPFDAGAAKAFEQLKSQQIQLAKMDARIAAIALSRGLILLTRNHRDFGKVAGLAIEDWTI; from the coding sequence ATGAAATATTTATTAGATACAGATCATCTGAGCATTCTTCAACGTCAAGCTGGGAAGGATTACAGCAACCTTGCGACACGCATGGCTCAATACCCGCCATCAGATTTTGCCATATCAATTGTCACCTTTCACGAACAAATGCTTGGCTGTCACGCCTACATTAATCGCGATCGCACCCTCAATGATGTAGTAAAAGGATATGAGATGATGGCGCGACTTGTCAGTGACTTTAAAGTATTGCCTCTCGTCCCATTCGATGCGGGTGCAGCTAAAGCTTTTGAGCAATTAAAGTCACAACAGATTCAACTGGCAAAGATGGATGCAAGAATTGCGGCAATTGCATTGTCTCGTGGATTGATTCTGTTAACCCGCAATCATCGAGATTTCGGAAAAGTGGCAGGGTTGGCGATCGAAGATTGGACAATTTGA
- the ahcY gene encoding adenosylhomocysteinase, with amino-acid sequence MTATYTQPKHEVKDLSLAPHGKQRIEWAGREMPVLQQIRDRFAAEKPLAGIRLVACCHVTTETANLAIALKAAGADAVLIASNPLSTQDDVAACLVAEYGIPVFAIKGEDAETYVRHVQIALDHRPNIIIDDGCDVVATLVKERQHQLSEIIGTTEETTTGIVRLRAMFKDGVLSFPAINVNDADTKHFFDNRYGTGQSTLDGIIRATNILLAGKSVVVAGYGWCGKGTALRARGMGANVIVTEIDPTKAIEAVMDGFRVMPMAEAAPQGDIFITVTGNKHVIRGEHFDVMKDGAIVCNSGHFDIEIDLKALGAKASEVSTVRNFTEEYRLQNGKSVIVLGEGRLVNLAAAEGHPSAVMDMSFANQALGCEYLVKNKGKLEAGIHSIPVEVDKEIARLKLQAMGIELDTLTSDQIEYMNSWTSGT; translated from the coding sequence ATGACAGCAACTTACACCCAGCCCAAGCACGAAGTAAAAGACCTTTCCCTCGCCCCCCACGGCAAGCAACGCATTGAGTGGGCGGGACGGGAGATGCCCGTATTACAACAAATTCGCGATCGCTTCGCCGCCGAAAAACCCCTGGCTGGCATTCGCTTAGTTGCCTGCTGCCACGTCACCACCGAGACTGCAAATCTCGCCATTGCCCTCAAAGCCGCAGGTGCAGATGCCGTATTAATTGCCAGCAACCCCCTCTCCACCCAAGATGACGTAGCTGCCTGCTTGGTTGCTGAATATGGCATTCCCGTCTTTGCCATCAAAGGCGAAGATGCCGAAACTTACGTTCGCCACGTCCAAATTGCCTTGGATCACCGCCCCAACATCATCATCGATGACGGTTGCGACGTAGTAGCTACCCTAGTCAAAGAACGCCAACATCAACTTTCCGAAATCATCGGTACTACCGAAGAAACCACTACCGGGATCGTGCGTCTCCGCGCCATGTTCAAAGATGGCGTGTTGAGTTTCCCCGCCATCAACGTCAACGACGCAGACACCAAGCACTTCTTCGATAACCGCTACGGTACCGGACAATCTACCCTCGACGGCATTATCCGCGCCACCAACATTTTGTTAGCTGGTAAAAGTGTAGTTGTCGCAGGCTACGGCTGGTGCGGTAAAGGTACTGCCCTTCGCGCGCGGGGTATGGGCGCTAACGTGATCGTGACCGAAATCGATCCTACCAAAGCGATCGAAGCAGTCATGGATGGTTTCCGCGTCATGCCAATGGCAGAAGCCGCACCCCAAGGAGATATATTCATCACCGTAACTGGTAACAAGCACGTCATTCGCGGCGAACATTTCGATGTAATGAAAGACGGTGCAATTGTTTGCAATTCCGGTCACTTCGATATCGAAATCGATCTGAAAGCGTTAGGTGCTAAAGCTTCCGAAGTAAGCACCGTGCGGAACTTCACCGAAGAATACCGCCTGCAAAATGGTAAATCGGTAATCGTATTAGGTGAAGGTCGTTTGGTGAACCTCGCAGCCGCAGAAGGACACCCCAGCGCCGTAATGGATATGAGTTTTGCCAACCAAGCTTTAGGTTGCGAATATTTAGTGAAAAATAAAGGCAAACTGGAAGCAGGTATCCACTCCATTCCAGTAGAAGTTGACAAAGAAATTGCTCGATTGAAATTACAAGCAATGGGTATTGAACTTGATACTCTAACTTCCGATCAAATCGAGTACATGAACTCTTGGACTTCTGGAACATAA
- a CDS encoding pentapeptide repeat-containing protein: protein MADDRPNVSRKFITTEPLGKSGQRGEGKVWDAVKNAFADRECLAYWRYPIFSKVGKIRKEPDILIADLELGLIVIEVKSITIDQIVSINGHRWEFRNFYTSDGNPYEQAENQLFALLGYCDREPLLRRKVKGRAIVALPLITAQQWQEKEFDRLPSCPPILFKEHLNLGLTYPLCDSNSPLFPPSEGASGGLGASLFNQIKQITPVIKGVRLNKEQWKLLLPVLSGTPVFRKPHQENTTPYEKEEESNNPISKKTRASILAKVRKNLSEFDIQQENIGKQIPPGLQRIRGVAGSGKTVLLCQKAAHMHLKHPEWDIALVFFSRSLYEPMIQQLDKWLRRFSSGEIGYLTPSIDEDVQKLKVLHAWGAKNQPGLYSTICEAAGVQRLTAYDVDSKQPNEGLAEVCSLLLKSAKIPQIFDAILIDEGQDLIVDDKFKFEDKQPFYWMAYQALQPVDSQHPEQRRLIWAYDEAQSLDSLNVPTAGELFGDELAHLATGQYPEGIKKTEIIHRCYRTPVPILTAAYGIGMGLLRRGGMVSGITRTEDWKAIGYEVTGRFTRGQQITLKHLCDRTCNIIPELWPEPVLEFDTYCDRQSELTALAQNILYNLKHDYLNPTRDILVIVLGSFFDATRLENHVAEFLMSQGINIFIPGTTNYNILKPDPDNHDPNKFWCERGITVSRIHRAKGNEADMVYIVGLDNIAKEESNVRLRNQLFIALTRSRGWVKLSGIGKYPMYEEMRRVIASGDTFTFTFNHRPKREISVTDAGELIKRYATGARNFQGADLRGIQLAGADLRGANLIDTQLNNANLQKAQLDGVKLVISDLSNADLSNASLRKAKLMGAILRGANLSDADLSRADLSDADLRDANLFGAKLVGANLSAADLTGADLTGADMAGVELGDVRIADGSLHS from the coding sequence ATGGCGGACGATCGCCCAAATGTAAGCCGAAAATTTATCACAACCGAACCTTTGGGTAAAAGCGGACAACGAGGTGAAGGTAAGGTTTGGGATGCTGTCAAAAACGCTTTTGCAGATCGGGAGTGTCTTGCTTATTGGCGATATCCAATTTTTTCTAAAGTTGGCAAAATTCGCAAAGAACCAGATATTTTAATTGCCGATTTGGAGCTTGGTTTAATTGTAATTGAGGTTAAATCAATTACGATCGACCAAATAGTAAGTATTAACGGTCATCGCTGGGAATTTCGCAATTTTTACACCTCTGATGGGAATCCTTACGAACAAGCGGAGAATCAGTTATTTGCTTTGTTGGGATATTGCGATCGCGAACCTCTCCTGCGTCGTAAAGTAAAGGGAAGAGCGATCGTTGCGTTACCATTAATTACCGCACAACAATGGCAAGAAAAAGAGTTCGATCGACTTCCCAGTTGTCCGCCAATTCTTTTTAAAGAACATCTGAATCTTGGCTTAACCTATCCCCTTTGTGATTCTAATTCTCCCCTCTTCCCTCCCAGCGAAGGGGCGTCGGGGGGGTTAGGTGCCTCCCTCTTCAATCAAATCAAACAAATCACCCCTGTCATCAAAGGAGTAAGACTAAATAAAGAACAGTGGAAATTGCTGTTACCTGTATTAAGTGGAACACCAGTTTTTCGTAAACCCCATCAAGAAAACACCACCCCCTACGAAAAAGAAGAAGAAAGCAATAATCCAATATCAAAAAAAACTCGTGCTAGCATTTTAGCTAAAGTTAGAAAAAACTTATCCGAATTCGATATTCAACAAGAAAACATCGGTAAACAAATTCCGCCGGGATTGCAAAGAATTCGGGGTGTTGCAGGTTCAGGTAAAACAGTATTACTATGTCAAAAAGCTGCACATATGCACTTAAAACATCCCGAATGGGATATCGCTTTAGTGTTTTTCAGCCGCAGCTTATACGAACCGATGATTCAGCAATTAGATAAATGGTTGCGACGGTTTAGTAGTGGCGAAATCGGATATCTTACTCCCTCCATAGACGAAGATGTGCAAAAATTGAAAGTATTACACGCTTGGGGTGCAAAAAATCAACCTGGACTTTACAGCACGATTTGCGAAGCCGCAGGTGTTCAGCGTTTAACCGCGTATGATGTTGATAGCAAACAACCAAATGAAGGTTTAGCGGAAGTATGCAGTTTGCTATTAAAATCTGCAAAGATTCCCCAAATATTTGATGCTATTTTAATTGATGAAGGTCAGGATTTAATCGTTGACGATAAATTTAAATTTGAAGATAAGCAACCTTTTTACTGGATGGCTTATCAAGCTTTGCAACCGGTTGACTCCCAACATCCAGAACAGCGAAGATTAATTTGGGCTTATGATGAAGCGCAAAGTTTAGATAGTTTAAATGTTCCGACAGCAGGTGAGTTATTTGGTGATGAATTAGCACATTTGGCAACTGGTCAATATCCGGAAGGGATCAAAAAAACGGAAATTATCCATCGCTGTTACCGTACTCCTGTCCCTATTTTAACCGCAGCTTATGGCATTGGTATGGGATTGCTGCGTCGGGGGGGTATGGTATCGGGAATTACCCGCACGGAAGACTGGAAAGCGATCGGTTATGAAGTGACGGGTCGATTTACTCGCGGTCAACAGATTACGCTGAAACATTTATGCGATCGCACTTGCAATATTATACCAGAGCTTTGGCCAGAGCCAGTTCTAGAGTTCGATACATATTGCGATCGGCAATCAGAATTAACAGCCTTAGCACAAAACATTTTATACAACCTAAAACACGATTATCTAAACCCTACTCGCGACATTTTAGTAATCGTTTTAGGTTCCTTTTTTGATGCTACCAGACTAGAAAATCACGTAGCAGAATTTTTAATGTCTCAAGGCATTAACATCTTTATTCCCGGTACGACAAACTATAACATTTTAAAGCCAGATCCAGATAACCACGACCCCAACAAATTCTGGTGTGAAAGAGGCATCACCGTTTCTCGAATCCATCGCGCCAAAGGCAATGAAGCCGACATGGTTTATATAGTTGGCTTGGATAATATCGCCAAAGAAGAAAGCAATGTCAGACTACGCAATCAACTATTTATCGCTTTAACCAGGTCACGCGGTTGGGTAAAATTAAGTGGCATTGGCAAATATCCCATGTATGAAGAAATGCGTCGAGTAATTGCCAGCGGCGATACTTTCACTTTTACCTTCAATCATCGCCCAAAACGAGAGATTAGCGTTACCGATGCAGGAGAATTAATTAAGCGATATGCCACTGGCGCAAGAAACTTTCAAGGCGCAGATTTACGTGGTATTCAGTTAGCTGGTGCTGATTTGCGCGGTGCTAATTTAATCGATACGCAATTGAATAATGCTAATTTGCAAAAAGCTCAATTAGATGGTGTAAAGTTGGTAATTTCCGATTTAAGTAATGCCGATTTAAGTAATGCTAGTTTGCGAAAAGCCAAGTTAATGGGTGCGATTTTGCGAGGTGCTAATTTGAGCGATGCCGATTTAAGTCGCGCTGATTTGAGTGATGCTGATTTGCGGGATGCGAATTTATTTGGTGCTAAATTGGTGGGCGCAAATTTGAGTGCGGCTGATTTGACTGGTGCTGATTTAACTGGTGCGGATATGGCGGGTGTTGAGTTGGGTGATGTGAGGATAGCGGATGGGAGTTTGCATTCGTGA
- a CDS encoding DedA family protein, whose translation MTSLGYVGIGLLMFLENLFPPIPSELIMPLAGFTIAKGKMAFVPAILAGVIGTMLGALPWYYVGKLVGEENLKHLADKYGKWISISRRDIEKADNWFDRHGEKAVFFCRLVPGVRTLISLPAGISGMHLVPFLIYSTVGTTLWVSFLTFAGYILGDKYELVDEYLGPVSKIVFVILVVAFVVWIVRKRQKQKQKNIYSDPK comes from the coding sequence ATGACTTCCCTCGGCTATGTGGGAATTGGGTTACTAATGTTCTTAGAAAACTTATTTCCGCCCATACCTTCGGAACTAATTATGCCGTTGGCAGGTTTCACGATCGCTAAGGGAAAAATGGCATTCGTTCCAGCAATTTTAGCGGGAGTAATCGGTACAATGCTGGGGGCGCTACCTTGGTACTACGTGGGCAAACTCGTAGGCGAGGAAAACTTGAAGCACTTAGCAGACAAGTACGGAAAGTGGATTTCCATATCTAGAAGGGATATTGAAAAAGCAGATAATTGGTTTGACAGACATGGCGAAAAAGCCGTGTTTTTTTGTCGCTTAGTACCGGGTGTTCGGACTTTGATTTCCCTGCCCGCAGGTATCAGCGGAATGCACTTAGTACCGTTTTTAATTTACTCAACAGTTGGCACGACTTTGTGGGTGAGTTTTTTAACCTTTGCCGGGTACATTTTGGGAGACAAATACGAGCTTGTCGATGAATATCTTGGCCCGGTTTCTAAAATAGTATTCGTGATTCTGGTGGTGGCATTTGTGGTTTGGATAGTCAGGAAAAGACAAAAACAGAAGCAGAAAAACATCTATAGCGATCCTAAATGA
- a CDS encoding response regulator: protein MSGEYADAESILIVDDNQNNIQVLFDFLKKSGYKVLVARNGQSAINKVEYSPPDLILLDVIMPGMDGFETCQRLKQEETAKEIPVIFMTALADTENKVKGFNAGAVDYITKPFQYEEVLARVRTHLSIRKLTKKLKSQNELLEGEVGERKKLASELERRVEERTEELTNTNERLQGEIKERHQAEENLRRSLWQLQQTQAQLIQSEKMSALGQLVAGVAHEINNPVNFIYGNISHIRRYIEDLLDMINLYQNTYPATTPEIEEKSAEIDLEFLMEDLPKIMTSMQIGTDRIREIVLSLRRFSRQDEVVMKRTNIHEGIDSTLMILHNRLKFKADRPAIEIIKEYAPDLPEVECYSGELNQVFMNIIANAIDSLESRFSSDTLQVESGPSFCPSGITNYLVPAICIHTEVINGEKVAIRIADNGLGMKEEVRRRIFDPFFTTKPPGKGTGIGLSISWQIIVEKHQGSLQCCSSPRKGTQFIVEIPIGHQYYNQKAFESCQLKAI from the coding sequence ATGAGCGGTGAATACGCAGATGCCGAATCAATTCTGATCGTAGATGACAACCAAAATAATATACAAGTGTTGTTTGATTTTCTCAAGAAATCGGGCTACAAAGTGTTAGTAGCTCGTAACGGCCAAAGTGCCATCAATAAAGTAGAATATTCACCTCCCGATTTGATATTGTTAGATGTGATTATGCCGGGAATGGATGGATTTGAAACCTGCCAGCGCTTGAAACAAGAAGAAACCGCAAAAGAAATTCCCGTGATTTTCATGACGGCGCTAGCCGATACGGAAAATAAGGTGAAAGGTTTTAATGCAGGGGCGGTTGATTATATTACCAAACCATTTCAATATGAAGAAGTTTTAGCCCGCGTGAGAACTCATTTGAGCATCAGAAAATTAACTAAAAAACTCAAAAGCCAAAATGAACTTTTAGAAGGTGAAGTAGGGGAACGGAAAAAACTGGCATCAGAATTGGAAAGGAGAGTAGAAGAACGAACTGAGGAACTAACAAATACGAATGAAAGGTTGCAAGGAGAAATTAAAGAGAGACACCAAGCTGAGGAAAATTTACGACGATCGCTCTGGCAACTTCAACAAACTCAAGCTCAATTAATTCAAAGCGAGAAAATGTCAGCTTTGGGTCAATTAGTGGCTGGGGTAGCTCACGAAATCAACAATCCAGTTAATTTTATTTACGGCAATATTTCCCATATTCGTAGATATATTGAAGATTTGCTCGATATGATAAATCTTTATCAAAATACCTATCCCGCTACGACGCCAGAAATCGAGGAAAAATCCGCAGAAATTGACTTGGAATTTTTGATGGAAGATTTGCCGAAAATTATGACTTCCATGCAGATAGGAACCGATCGCATTCGGGAAATCGTGCTATCCCTGAGACGTTTCTCCCGCCAAGATGAAGTGGTGATGAAACGAACCAACATCCACGAAGGAATTGATAGCACTTTGATGATTTTACACAATCGGCTCAAATTTAAGGCCGATCGTCCTGCGATTGAAATAATTAAAGAATACGCTCCGGACTTGCCAGAAGTAGAATGTTATAGCGGCGAATTGAATCAGGTTTTTATGAATATTATCGCTAATGCGATCGACTCTTTGGAGTCGCGCTTTAGCAGCGACACTTTGCAGGTGGAATCCGGGCCAAGTTTTTGTCCATCAGGAATCACCAACTATCTAGTACCGGCAATTTGCATTCATACTGAAGTAATCAACGGAGAAAAAGTAGCAATTCGGATTGCAGATAACGGTTTGGGGATGAAGGAAGAAGTCCGCCGCCGGATATTCGATCCCTTTTTTACCACTAAACCACCGGGTAAAGGTACGGGAATTGGGTTATCTATTAGCTGGCAAATTATCGTAGAAAAACATCAAGGTAGTTTGCAATGCTGTTCTTCACCAAGAAAAGGTACTCAGTTTATTGTCGAGATTCCGATCGGCCATCAATATTATAATCAGAAGGCGTTTGAAAGTTGCCAATTGAAAGCTATCTAG
- a CDS encoding DNA cytosine methyltransferase: MTNKPKIFSFFAGTGFLDLGFELNGFDIVYVNEIYSPFMQAYRYSRECLKLPTPEYGYHEIDITNLTKGEEALQLSYLIKDARKNTNIVGFIGGPPCPDFSIGGKNRGREGDNGKLSACYVELICQQQPDFFLFENVKGLWKTQKHRFFFEELKRKLIQSGYVLVERLINAIEYGVPQDRERIILIGFKINLLRYIGIKISQSGILPEATFPWSKYIKYPLNKVFTYNWPVSNSFAENSILSHPDRIPLPLTVEYWFNKNDVLNHPNAEHHFKPKAGLKRFVSVDEGDVAKKSFKRLHRWRYSPTACYGNNEVHLHPYKVRRLSVAEVLAIQSLPKNFVLPSNMSLTNMFKTVGNGVPYLASKGIAQTIFDFLKKVEVNKQLESNLILV; encoded by the coding sequence ATGACCAACAAACCTAAAATTTTCTCCTTCTTCGCAGGTACAGGCTTCCTCGATCTCGGTTTTGAACTAAACGGCTTTGATATAGTATATGTCAACGAAATTTACTCTCCCTTCATGCAAGCATATCGCTATTCTAGAGAATGCCTTAAATTACCCACACCCGAATATGGATATCATGAAATAGACATAACTAACCTTACCAAAGGAGAAGAAGCATTACAACTTTCATACTTGATAAAAGATGCCCGTAAGAATACAAATATTGTTGGATTTATCGGCGGGCCACCTTGCCCCGATTTTTCAATTGGGGGTAAAAATCGAGGGAGAGAAGGAGATAATGGTAAACTTTCAGCTTGTTATGTTGAACTGATTTGCCAACAACAACCAGATTTCTTTTTATTTGAAAATGTCAAGGGTTTATGGAAAACTCAAAAACATCGTTTTTTCTTTGAAGAACTTAAGCGAAAGCTCATCCAATCAGGTTATGTTTTAGTAGAACGCTTAATCAATGCAATAGAATACGGTGTACCGCAAGATAGAGAAAGAATTATTTTAATTGGTTTTAAAATCAACTTGCTTAGATATATTGGAATTAAGATTAGTCAGTCTGGAATATTACCGGAAGCAACTTTTCCTTGGTCTAAATATATAAAATACCCCCTAAATAAAGTTTTTACTTATAATTGGCCTGTTAGTAATTCTTTTGCAGAAAATTCTATATTATCTCATCCCGATCGCATACCCTTGCCTCTAACCGTTGAGTATTGGTTTAATAAAAATGATGTGCTGAATCATCCAAACGCCGAACATCATTTTAAACCAAAAGCAGGTCTAAAGAGATTTGTTTCTGTTGATGAAGGAGATGTAGCCAAGAAGTCTTTTAAGCGTCTCCACAGATGGCGATATTCTCCCACAGCTTGCTATGGAAATAATGAAGTACATTTACATCCTTACAAAGTGCGCCGGTTGTCTGTGGCGGAAGTGCTAGCGATTCAATCTTTGCCGAAAAACTTCGTACTTCCATCTAATATGTCATTAACTAATATGTTTAAAACTGTTGGTAATGGTGTTCCGTATCTTGCATCAAAGGGTATTGCTCAAACTATTTTTGATTTTTTGAAGAAAGTAGAAGTTAATAAGCAGTTAGAATCAAATTTGATATTGGTTTAA